Part of the Xiphophorus couchianus chromosome 19, X_couchianus-1.0, whole genome shotgun sequence genome is shown below.
AGCCACATCAGTCACCACCACTGTCTGTGTAGAGTTCCACTCTGAGACGCTGCTGTTTGGAGAAACTGCTGAGATGTTCGCGGTGGGGGAGACCCCTTCAGGCACCACAGGCTTCCCAGATGAGGAAGATGCGCTGGTTGGTTTCCAGATCAGACTGTAGTAAATAGCCAGGATAATGGCTGCTAAGGACACCGACAACACATATGCAAAAACAGTGGCAAGTCTCACCCACTTCTTGTTAGTCTTAGCAGCCATTTTAGCCTTTTTGTCCCCCGTGTAAGTGGCAGGTTTGCCTCTCTCCATGTTGGGCATGAAGTCCCGCTCTCTCATGTTGCCCCTGTTTTTCCCTCGATGCTCCACTACCCCCTCCGTCTTGAAGGTTTTCTCCTGATCCCCTAGTCCAAGGAAAATAGGAACCAGCGGGCCGAGGAGCAGGATTCTGCGCTGCAGGAATATTTGGATTGTAGATGAATAGATTTCCCCTTTAATTTGTTTGATCTCGCTTCATTTTAGGTACCCGGTGCAGCGTTGCGTTTCATAACGCACATCAAGCATCCACGGGGTGACTGCGCGTTTCAGCATCTGAAAAATAGATACTCCAAGGGAACATCTGGCCGCATGGGCCCACTGCAAATCCACAGGATGCGAACTGATGTCATGCATTAAAAACGATGAAGTCCTTCCAGTCCACACTCAGAGATATGCCTGTCTTATCCAGCAAATGAAGAAGCTGGCTCAGCTAAAAATACAGGCGAGGGGGCGGGCGGTGTCTCTTAAAGAAGTAGCAGCTGTGCGGCACCCCCAagaggaagaggggaaaaaaaccccatcatcTATCATCACCTTTACATCAGGGCGATGCATG
Proteins encoded:
- the LOC114133836 gene encoding putative transmembrane protein INAFM2, whose translation is MRERDFMPNMERGKPATYTGDKKAKMAAKTNKKWVRLATVFAYVLSVSLAAIILAIYYSLIWKPTSASSSSGKPVVPEGVSPTANISAVSPNSSVSEWNSTQTVVVTDVAVNQTGLATTPRNYAERGFVYMRGAAGAESAHAEKLNASSHGDTHTSVPLTPEEESDAVTENSGPEQAAADGATVPPT